In Zingiber officinale cultivar Zhangliang chromosome 8B, Zo_v1.1, whole genome shotgun sequence, a single genomic region encodes these proteins:
- the LOC122016334 gene encoding probable starch synthase 4, chloroplastic/amyloplastic isoform X2, with protein sequence MAWKKDSRIRDAYLACESKGEHERLTTFLKLTYTSTRLGLNIIHIATEMAPVAKVGGLGDVITGLGKALQRKGHLVEIVLPKYDCIQYDLITDLKALDVVVESYFDGQLFRNKIWVGTIEGLPVYFIEPHHPAKFF encoded by the exons ATGGCATGGAAGAAAGATTCTCGAATTCGTGATGCTTATTTGGCTTGTGAGAGTAAGGGTGAGCATGAAAGGTTGACTACCTTCCTGAAGTTGACGTACACCAGTACAAG GCTAGGATTGAACATTATCCATATTGCTACAGAAATGGCACCAGTTGCAAAG gtTGGTGGTTTAGGGGATGTTATCACTGGTCTTGGTAAAGCATTGCAGAGGAAGGGACACCTAGTGGAAATTGTCCTTCCAAAATATGATTGTATACAGTATGATCTTATTACCGATCTGAAG GCACTGGATGTTGTGGTAGAGTCTTATTTTGATGGACAACTATTCAGGAACAAAATTTGGGTTGGGACTATTGAAG GACTGCCTGTTTATTTTATTGAGCCTCACCATCCAGCCAAGTTCTTCTAG
- the LOC122016334 gene encoding probable starch synthase 4, chloroplastic/amyloplastic isoform X1 — protein MAWKKDSRIRDAYLACESKGEHERLTTFLKLTYTSTRLGLNIIHIATEMAPVAKVGGLGDVITGLGKALQRKGHLVEIVLPKYDCIQYDLITDLKALDVVVESYFDGQLFRNKIWVGTIEGVKLSLFWFLTCIRYTK, from the exons ATGGCATGGAAGAAAGATTCTCGAATTCGTGATGCTTATTTGGCTTGTGAGAGTAAGGGTGAGCATGAAAGGTTGACTACCTTCCTGAAGTTGACGTACACCAGTACAAG GCTAGGATTGAACATTATCCATATTGCTACAGAAATGGCACCAGTTGCAAAG gtTGGTGGTTTAGGGGATGTTATCACTGGTCTTGGTAAAGCATTGCAGAGGAAGGGACACCTAGTGGAAATTGTCCTTCCAAAATATGATTGTATACAGTATGATCTTATTACCGATCTGAAG GCACTGGATGTTGTGGTAGAGTCTTATTTTGATGGACAACTATTCAGGAACAAAATTTGGGTTGGGACTATTGAAGGTGTAAAACTAAGTTTATTCTGGTTTTTAACTTGTATTAGATATACAAAATGA